One SAR86 cluster bacterium genomic region harbors:
- a CDS encoding MBL fold metallo-hydrolase: protein MKIYRLGGYQSWLIHTSTSKIIIDPWLTNKLSIPGASWLLSRTQEENLNAIIDKILDSDILLISSNYTDHLNKESLSLLPKNIKVFCSKSSYKSLKNIGFIDLNILNPGQNIVANQLSLKGIMSGFPYSYSSLSFLIEDLTNNKRIFIEPHVVSLKSINSITNLDAFIGTTESVKLLQIELSMSPTRVFNILEILKPKYFLPTGTNANANEGFLNNFLSIKGNYQDLQDLLDLSELSTKIVCTDADNEVLL from the coding sequence TTGAAGATTTATCGTTTAGGTGGCTACCAGTCCTGGCTTATCCATACAAGTACCTCAAAAATAATAATTGATCCTTGGCTAACAAATAAGCTTTCTATCCCTGGAGCGTCTTGGCTCTTATCAAGAACTCAAGAAGAAAATTTAAATGCAATAATAGATAAAATTTTAGATTCTGATATTTTATTAATTTCTTCTAATTATACTGATCATTTAAATAAAGAGTCTTTATCATTGCTCCCAAAAAATATTAAAGTATTTTGTTCAAAAAGTTCTTATAAATCATTGAAAAATATAGGTTTTATAGATTTAAATATCCTTAATCCTGGTCAAAATATAGTTGCTAATCAGTTATCTTTAAAAGGAATAATGTCTGGATTTCCATATTCATATAGTTCCTTGTCCTTTTTAATTGAAGACTTAACCAATAATAAAAGAATTTTTATTGAACCCCATGTAGTTTCATTAAAATCAATTAATTCAATAACTAATTTAGATGCCTTTATAGGAACGACAGAATCAGTTAAATTATTACAAATTGAATTATCAATGAGTCCAACAAGAGTTTTCAATATCCTTGAAATATTGAAACCTAAATACTTTCTACCAACAGGTACTAATGCAAATGCCAACGAAGGTTTTCTTAATAATTTTTTAAGTATTAAAGGAAATTATCAAGACTTACAAGATTTGTTAGATTTAAGTGAATTATCAACCAAAATTGTTTGTACAGATGCTGATAATGAGGTGCTTTTATAG
- a CDS encoding NAD(P)/FAD-dependent oxidoreductase produces the protein MKKVIETDILVVGAGPVGLFTVFEAGLLGLHCEIIDNLDKPGGQCSELYPEKPIYDIPGVAIQTAEEHVNALLEQIRPFDYNLHLNQRVNSIKKVDDDSWEVITSEDSLFRTKNIFIAAGGGSFEPRRPPSVKDPDKFLSKGIEYSVKERDKYQDKDLLIFGGGDSALDWSVELAEVCRSITLIHRRDAFRGAPNTEKKMRDLVHLGKINLKTPFVIESIIGNKKATGALIKNFATKEIEEISSDEILFLFGLNKKLGPILNWGLDLKDNKIKVDTEKFETSESGIFAVGDINDYPGKLDLILCGFHETTLAVQHAYKRLNPGEKVPFGYTTSNTKLQKKLGVS, from the coding sequence ATGAAGAAAGTAATAGAGACAGATATTCTAGTTGTAGGAGCAGGTCCAGTAGGACTTTTTACTGTATTTGAAGCAGGGTTGCTGGGACTACATTGTGAGATTATTGACAACTTAGATAAACCAGGTGGTCAATGTTCTGAACTTTATCCAGAGAAACCAATATATGATATTCCTGGAGTTGCTATTCAAACAGCAGAGGAGCATGTAAATGCATTACTAGAACAAATCAGACCTTTTGATTACAACTTACATCTAAATCAAAGAGTCAATTCAATTAAAAAAGTAGATGATGATAGTTGGGAAGTAATAACGTCTGAAGACAGCCTCTTTAGAACTAAAAATATATTTATAGCCGCTGGAGGTGGTTCCTTTGAACCAAGAAGACCGCCCAGTGTAAAAGATCCAGACAAATTTTTATCAAAAGGAATAGAGTATTCCGTAAAAGAAAGGGATAAGTATCAGGATAAAGATCTTCTTATCTTTGGTGGAGGTGATTCTGCATTAGATTGGTCAGTAGAATTAGCTGAAGTTTGTAGATCTATTACCTTAATTCACAGAAGAGATGCATTTAGAGGGGCACCAAATACTGAAAAGAAGATGAGGGATTTAGTTCATTTAGGAAAAATTAATCTTAAAACTCCTTTTGTAATTGAATCAATAATAGGAAATAAAAAAGCGACTGGCGCTCTGATTAAAAACTTTGCAACTAAAGAAATAGAAGAAATTTCATCAGATGAGATACTGTTTCTTTTTGGGTTGAACAAAAAATTAGGTCCAATTTTAAATTGGGGCCTTGACTTAAAGGATAACAAAATAAAGGTAGATACAGAAAAATTTGAAACTAGTGAATCTGGAATATTCGCTGTGGGCGACATAAATGACTACCCTGGTAAACTAGATCTAATCTTATGCGGTTTCCATGAAACCACCTTAGCAGTTCAGCATGCATATAAAAGATTAAATCCTGGAGAAAAAGTGCCTTTCGGATACACCACTTCAAATACTAAGCTACAAAAGAAATTAGGAGTTTCTTAA
- a CDS encoding Mrp/NBP35 family ATP-binding protein, which yields MPENSNALRIPETLLKVKSLIGVFSAKGGVGKSMISLNLAKSLNALGHKVGLVDGDIYGPSQAIMLDVAEKTVEVKDQKMLKPLMVDGISFMSMGLISSDRMPVIWRGPMVSGAIMQLLSQTEWGSLDYLIIDTPPGTGDIQLTLMQRLPLTAAIVVTTPEEVSISDTRKGIEMINKLSIPILGLVENMSYFNCNNCDERHYIFGKGGGQKLATEYNLDLLTSFPLLNSDENKNILQNSICKENFAKLAESVRQEIGNLRTTQNEEIPQTTLK from the coding sequence ATGCCAGAAAATTCAAATGCACTTAGAATTCCAGAAACTTTATTAAAGGTTAAGTCTTTAATTGGAGTATTTTCTGCAAAAGGAGGCGTAGGTAAATCCATGATCTCTTTAAACTTAGCTAAGTCACTGAATGCTTTGGGTCACAAGGTTGGCCTAGTTGATGGAGATATTTATGGGCCAAGTCAAGCAATTATGCTTGATGTTGCAGAAAAAACAGTTGAGGTGAAGGATCAAAAAATGCTTAAGCCTTTAATGGTAGATGGAATTAGCTTTATGTCTATGGGCCTTATTTCAAGTGATCGTATGCCAGTAATCTGGAGAGGCCCAATGGTAAGTGGAGCAATTATGCAACTTTTAAGCCAAACCGAGTGGGGCAGTCTTGACTATCTTATAATTGATACACCTCCAGGCACTGGTGATATTCAGTTAACTTTAATGCAAAGGTTGCCTTTGACTGCTGCCATAGTGGTTACTACCCCAGAAGAAGTTTCTATATCAGATACACGTAAAGGTATAGAAATGATTAATAAACTCTCTATACCAATTTTAGGTTTAGTAGAGAATATGAGTTACTTTAATTGTAATAATTGTGATGAACGTCATTATATATTTGGAAAAGGAGGAGGGCAGAAATTAGCTACAGAATATAATTTAGACTTATTAACATCATTTCCTTTATTAAACTCTGATGAGAATAAAAATATATTGCAAAATTCTATATGCAAAGAAAATTTTGCTAAACTAGCAGAATCCGTTCGACAAGAAATAGGTAATTTAAGAACAACACAAAATGAGGAGATACCCCAGACGACATTAAAATGA
- a CDS encoding TerB family tellurite resistance protein, with product MIKKIRNIFSKLETDDYDNNTQEDVNITCAALLIETAYADKTLEKDEINSLRSCLQEVYGLEEQIVESLIIESEASIKNSTSLYEYTKPLNDNLNYKEKLLLINTMWKIAYADNSLDKYEEHLIRKIAGLLYIDHTDFISEKLKAR from the coding sequence ATGATTAAAAAAATAAGAAATATTTTTAGTAAATTAGAAACTGATGATTATGATAATAATACTCAAGAAGATGTAAATATAACTTGTGCTGCATTACTTATAGAAACTGCATACGCCGACAAGACCTTGGAAAAAGATGAAATAAATTCTTTACGCTCTTGTTTGCAAGAAGTCTATGGATTAGAAGAACAGATAGTTGAATCACTTATAATTGAAAGCGAAGCAAGCATTAAAAACAGCACATCTCTTTATGAATATACAAAACCATTAAATGACAATCTAAATTACAAAGAGAAATTACTGCTAATCAACACCATGTGGAAAATAGCATATGCTGATAATAGTCTTGATAAATATGAAGAACATTTAATAAGAAAGATTGCAGGTCTACTGTATATAGATCACACAGATTTTATTTCAGAAAAACTAAAAGCCCGTTAA
- the nudC gene encoding NAD(+) diphosphatase, translated as MILYHDKSIFIPENINTSNNQKIFLIIRGQEVLEDGISGQVALLAEDDLKWSSLELLSEHFLGYLDDKALYAAELSQSSNLLDNTKMSTMYALLGRVADSLFTALSRAVQIVEWYRSNQYCGKCSKSLQEDEKERAMKCSCGNLVYPRISPCVIVLVTKGEELLLAHNKNFPGNFFSTLAGFIEPGESAEHSLRREVLEEVNIEIENIIYYGSQSWPFPSQLMLGFHAEFKSGDIKPDGLEIDKADWFNYQNLPEVPTGNISISGQLIESYIKSLG; from the coding sequence ATGATTTTATACCATGATAAATCTATTTTCATCCCTGAAAATATTAATACTTCGAATAATCAAAAAATATTCCTAATAATAAGAGGGCAAGAAGTTTTAGAAGATGGTATTTCTGGGCAAGTTGCACTCCTAGCAGAAGATGACTTAAAGTGGTCAAGTTTAGAATTACTTTCCGAACATTTTCTAGGATACTTAGACGATAAAGCTCTTTATGCAGCTGAATTATCACAATCAAGTAACTTACTCGATAATACTAAGATGTCTACCATGTATGCTCTTCTAGGAAGAGTTGCGGATTCTCTGTTTACCGCTTTGTCTAGAGCAGTACAAATTGTTGAATGGTATAGATCAAATCAATATTGTGGTAAGTGCAGTAAAAGTCTTCAAGAGGATGAGAAGGAAAGAGCAATGAAATGTTCTTGCGGCAACCTGGTCTACCCTAGAATATCTCCTTGTGTAATAGTTTTAGTTACTAAAGGGGAAGAATTACTTCTTGCGCACAATAAGAATTTTCCAGGAAATTTTTTCAGTACTCTAGCTGGTTTTATAGAACCTGGCGAATCTGCTGAACATTCCCTAAGACGCGAGGTTTTAGAAGAAGTGAATATAGAGATTGAGAATATTATTTATTACGGAAGTCAGTCTTGGCCCTTTCCCAGTCAGTTAATGCTTGGATTTCATGCCGAATTTAAATCTGGAGATATAAAACCAGATGGCCTTGAAATTGATAAAGCAGATTGGTTTAATTATCAAAATCTTCCTGAAGTACCAACAGGTAACATCTCTATTTCTGGACAATTAATTGAATCCTATATCAAGAGCTTGGGATAA
- a CDS encoding argininosuccinate synthase, whose translation MKGKFKKIILAYSGGLDTTVILHWLKKTYSAEVIAFTADLGQEIDTQKVEEKAIRIGAANIHIEDLKNEFVKNYIFPMFRCNTVYEGEYLLGTSIARPLIAKRMVEIANDTGAHAISHGATGKGNDQIRFELSAYSLSPNIQVIAPWRIWDFNSRSDLVNYCKQEEIEVDKKSENDPLYSMDENILHTSYEGGPLEDTNTIPPEDMWLRTQNLMNTPNEPSLIKIGFKNGDPISIDDSKLEPGDLLQNLNELAGMHGIGRLDLVEHRFTGMKSRGCYETPGGTILLKAHRAIESITLDGEVIHLKDELMPKYSNLIYNGLWWSPERIALQAFIDKTQEYVEGSVSLKLFKGNIEVLGRESNFSLYDPKVATFEDGADTFNQEDASGFIKINAVRLKAIAKRKKD comes from the coding sequence ATGAAAGGTAAATTTAAAAAAATAATATTAGCTTATTCCGGAGGTTTAGATACCACCGTAATTCTTCATTGGCTAAAAAAGACTTATTCTGCAGAAGTTATCGCTTTTACTGCTGATCTTGGACAGGAGATTGATACACAGAAGGTTGAAGAAAAAGCTATTAGAATTGGAGCAGCCAATATTCATATTGAAGATTTAAAAAATGAATTTGTAAAGAATTACATTTTTCCTATGTTTAGATGCAATACCGTTTACGAAGGTGAGTATCTTTTAGGGACATCTATAGCAAGGCCACTAATAGCAAAAAGGATGGTAGAAATTGCGAATGATACTGGAGCACATGCCATATCTCATGGTGCTACTGGAAAAGGTAATGATCAAATTCGCTTTGAGCTTAGCGCTTACTCTCTTAGTCCTAATATACAAGTCATAGCTCCGTGGAGGATTTGGGACTTCAATTCTAGGTCTGATCTTGTTAATTATTGTAAACAAGAAGAAATAGAAGTAGATAAAAAAAGTGAAAATGACCCTCTATATTCTATGGATGAGAATATACTTCATACTTCATACGAAGGCGGCCCATTGGAAGATACAAATACTATTCCACCTGAAGACATGTGGCTAAGAACACAAAATCTGATGAATACTCCAAATGAACCTTCATTAATTAAAATTGGTTTCAAAAATGGTGATCCAATCTCCATAGATGATAGCAAGTTAGAGCCTGGAGATTTACTTCAAAATTTAAATGAGTTAGCAGGAATGCATGGAATCGGTAGGTTGGATTTGGTAGAGCATAGATTTACTGGTATGAAATCAAGAGGTTGTTATGAAACTCCAGGTGGAACAATCTTATTAAAAGCTCACAGGGCAATAGAATCAATAACGTTAGACGGAGAAGTTATTCATTTAAAAGATGAATTAATGCCAAAGTATTCAAATTTAATATATAACGGTTTGTGGTGGAGTCCTGAGAGGATCGCTTTACAAGCTTTTATTGATAAAACCCAAGAATATGTTGAGGGAAGTGTAAGTTTAAAATTATTTAAAGGTAATATTGAAGTATTGGGTAGAGAATCTAATTTTAGTTTATATGATCCAAAGGTAGCTACATTTGAAGATGGTGCGGATACTTTTAATCAAGAAGATGCCTCAGGCTTTATAAAAATCAATGCAGTGAGATTAAAAGCTATCGCTAAAAGAAAAAAAGATTAA
- a CDS encoding SLC13 family permease, with protein MHELVMSESMFVSAVILVLSFVGIFTETVHGFHRVKVAMAGAAVMLVVGQSYGFYSPEAAFKAVDWNVVFLLGSMMAVVTIMINSGGFEVLAANIGKVAKGRQFMLLALLGTAVTVISLLLDNVTTVVIFGPLIVLICQKMRVSAIPYLMAAALLSDTGGVATLVGDPPNLMIGSAFDIAFMPFAYKMFPIVFVAWIATVFFMRYLFKEELAIVPEGKFEDSIPYKDKTLWNKSLSILGLMVILFIIHNKIDWEPWMVAGTGLILLTILAKEIEFSDVMKDMTHEIPLLMFFVALFMIVGGVEGSKFLEYLGQFIIPFLIDPVTGEVIQENFMMTCIALMWVAAIMSAAIDNIPFTAAMIPIIASLEAVGVNIAALCWCLAIGVGMGGNGTHIGSTANVYIVTVSEKLAKTTGNPDMAITPLKWAQKGLPVMILTLVICTIIMYLFFDYYALPLHTS; from the coding sequence ATGCATGAATTAGTAATGTCAGAATCAATGTTTGTTTCGGCCGTAATACTCGTATTAAGCTTTGTTGGTATCTTTACAGAAACAGTACATGGATTTCACAGAGTAAAAGTAGCGATGGCAGGAGCTGCTGTAATGCTCGTGGTTGGTCAATCGTATGGTTTCTACTCCCCAGAAGCAGCTTTTAAAGCGGTAGATTGGAATGTAGTATTCCTTCTTGGCTCAATGATGGCTGTTGTAACGATTATGATAAATTCAGGCGGCTTTGAAGTTCTTGCAGCTAATATAGGAAAGGTAGCAAAAGGCAGGCAATTTATGCTTCTTGCCCTACTTGGCACAGCTGTAACGGTCATATCATTATTACTTGATAACGTCACAACCGTTGTAATTTTTGGACCATTAATTGTATTGATCTGTCAAAAAATGAGGGTTAGTGCAATTCCTTATTTAATGGCGGCAGCTTTATTGTCAGATACTGGAGGTGTAGCTACTTTAGTGGGTGATCCTCCAAACTTAATGATTGGATCAGCATTTGATATCGCATTTATGCCATTTGCTTACAAAATGTTTCCAATAGTTTTTGTAGCTTGGATCGCAACAGTTTTCTTTATGAGATATTTATTTAAAGAAGAACTGGCAATTGTACCTGAGGGTAAATTCGAAGACTCAATTCCTTATAAGGATAAAACCTTGTGGAATAAATCACTTTCAATTTTAGGATTAATGGTAATTCTCTTTATCATCCATAACAAAATAGATTGGGAACCATGGATGGTTGCCGGTACAGGTTTAATTCTTTTAACTATTCTTGCTAAGGAAATAGAATTTTCAGATGTAATGAAAGATATGACTCACGAAATACCGTTACTAATGTTTTTTGTTGCGTTATTCATGATAGTTGGTGGAGTAGAAGGAAGTAAATTTCTTGAATACCTAGGTCAATTTATAATTCCCTTCTTGATTGACCCGGTAACAGGCGAAGTTATTCAGGAAAACTTCATGATGACTTGTATCGCATTAATGTGGGTTGCAGCTATCATGTCAGCAGCCATAGATAATATCCCATTTACTGCTGCTATGATTCCGATCATTGCCTCATTAGAAGCTGTAGGTGTAAATATTGCAGCATTATGCTGGTGTCTTGCAATAGGAGTTGGTATGGGTGGTAATGGTACTCATATTGGTTCTACAGCAAATGTATATATAGTTACTGTTTCAGAGAAACTAGCTAAAACAACAGGTAATCCTGATATGGCAATTACTCCTCTTAAATGGGCGCAAAAAGGTTTACCTGTGATGATTTTGACTTTGGTGATATGCACCATAATTATGTATCTATTTTTTGACTATTATGCATTGCCCCTTCATACATCTTAA
- a CDS encoding VacJ family lipoprotein, with amino-acid sequence MAAEEDPWQVMNENTYNFNEAMDATIATPLARGYLYVTPEIVQTGVTNFISNVEDVSIGINNILQGHFKLGIMDFTRVIINSSLGIGGLFNVATSFGLEKHDEDFGQTLAVWGVPAGPYIVLPLLGPSTLRDTFGKIPDSFVSPTLALDDDRTSYTYTFIDLVETRARYLGFDSLIIGDKYTFMKNAFYQQRAFDISNGMMKDEFDDSDEFDF; translated from the coding sequence ATGGCAGCCGAAGAAGACCCTTGGCAGGTTATGAATGAAAATACTTATAATTTTAATGAGGCTATGGATGCAACAATTGCTACTCCTTTGGCTAGAGGATATCTCTATGTAACACCTGAAATAGTTCAGACAGGAGTCACTAATTTTATTTCTAATGTAGAAGATGTAAGTATCGGAATAAATAATATTTTACAGGGTCATTTTAAACTCGGGATAATGGACTTTACAAGGGTGATTATTAATAGCTCTTTAGGCATTGGAGGTTTATTTAACGTTGCCACTTCTTTTGGCTTAGAAAAACATGACGAGGATTTTGGTCAAACTTTAGCAGTCTGGGGTGTTCCTGCTGGTCCTTATATAGTCTTACCTCTTTTAGGCCCAAGTACGCTAAGAGATACATTTGGAAAAATACCGGATAGTTTTGTTAGCCCAACATTAGCTTTAGATGATGACAGGACTAGTTATACATATACTTTTATAGATTTAGTAGAAACAAGGGCCAGATATTTAGGTTTTGATTCTTTAATCATAGGAGATAAATACACATTTATGAAAAATGCTTTCTATCAGCAAAGAGCTTTTGATATAAGTAATGGTATGATGAAAGATGAATTTGATGACTCCGATGAATTTGATTTTTAA
- a CDS encoding Rne/Rng family ribonuclease produces MKRMLINASQPEELRLALVDGQSLYDFDLEQIGYERKRANIYKARVSRIEQSLGAAFIDYGAERHGFLPMKDIAPQYFPKGKFSRNSSIKDCLKEGQEIIVQVEKEERGNKGAALTTFITLAGHYIVLLPNNPEAGGISRNLDPKERDKIKASIRALEVPDKMGLIVRTAAKGVEKNELEWDLEYLLNVWDAIIEANQLRKAPFLVYRESDLITRSLRDYLRDDIKEVLIDSEEAHEKALDFVCKLMPEYESRIIHYTETTPLFSKYQIEPQIDSAQQREVTLESGGSICIDQTEALVAIDINSAKSTKGSNIEDTAVKTNLEAAKEIAKQLRLRDIGGLIVIDFIDMTSLKHKRQVEEAVWESVEMDRAKIQIGRISRFGLIEMSRQRLRPSLQERWQQDINSLSTAVLRRIEEESAKENSLEIRAKVSPEMSVYLLNERRSRINEIEQKASIRIVIKADQTREDDRYEVTRIRINDAKNNKVPQEDKEDKNVKQPEKKKNIKPKKLEVAAVDIVQKARPVKKDKGFFGRLIDNLFKKKAITPPSPKPRKASNQNKNRRTNYKTSNQNKNRQASANKKEDSKKLNPEKAKNRPNNPKNTKDKQSANKSTTPRKPVKQKTKEVDGNKIEPENNSIKNVNSKASTSSKTSKKPKDWGQASNDPRFKEIPASGNTEEILKEVDGNKIEPENNSIKNVNSKGSTSSKTSKKPKDFGKADNDPRSTEMPSSVNTGVLSQQEILTKNDDITENKSEEKTKIKNTEEESNKLDSINDTESSKRASDWGMASNDPRNQS; encoded by the coding sequence ATGAAAAGAATGTTAATAAATGCATCTCAACCAGAAGAGTTGAGATTAGCCCTAGTTGATGGACAAAGCCTATATGACTTTGATTTAGAACAAATTGGCTATGAAAGAAAACGAGCGAATATCTACAAAGCAAGAGTATCAAGAATAGAGCAAAGCCTTGGTGCAGCTTTTATTGATTACGGCGCTGAAAGACATGGATTCCTTCCAATGAAGGATATAGCTCCACAGTATTTTCCTAAGGGAAAGTTCTCAAGAAATTCTTCAATAAAAGACTGCTTAAAAGAAGGTCAAGAAATAATAGTACAAGTTGAAAAAGAGGAAAGAGGAAATAAGGGTGCAGCCCTAACAACTTTCATAACACTGGCTGGGCACTATATTGTTTTACTGCCTAATAATCCAGAAGCCGGCGGCATCTCTAGAAATCTTGATCCGAAAGAAAGAGATAAAATTAAAGCAAGTATTAGAGCTCTAGAAGTTCCAGATAAAATGGGGCTTATAGTTAGAACAGCTGCAAAAGGTGTTGAAAAAAATGAACTTGAGTGGGATCTAGAATATTTATTAAACGTATGGGATGCCATTATTGAGGCGAATCAATTAAGGAAGGCTCCTTTCTTGGTTTATCGTGAAAGTGATTTAATTACGAGATCGTTAAGAGATTACTTAAGAGATGATATTAAAGAAGTGTTGATAGACTCAGAAGAAGCTCATGAAAAAGCACTAGATTTTGTATGTAAACTAATGCCTGAATATGAAAGCAGAATAATTCATTATACTGAAACAACCCCTTTATTCAGTAAATACCAGATAGAGCCTCAAATAGATTCAGCCCAACAAAGAGAGGTTACTTTAGAAAGTGGTGGCTCAATTTGTATTGATCAAACAGAAGCTCTTGTTGCAATTGATATAAATTCAGCAAAATCTACAAAAGGATCTAATATTGAAGATACAGCTGTTAAGACTAATTTAGAAGCAGCAAAAGAAATTGCAAAACAGTTACGCCTTAGAGACATAGGAGGCTTGATAGTTATAGATTTCATAGACATGACTTCCTTAAAACATAAAAGACAAGTCGAGGAAGCTGTTTGGGAATCAGTTGAAATGGATAGAGCAAAAATACAAATAGGAAGAATTTCTAGGTTTGGATTAATTGAAATGTCTCGTCAAAGATTAAGACCTTCTCTTCAAGAAAGATGGCAACAAGATATAAATAGTCTTTCAACAGCTGTTCTCAGAAGAATCGAAGAAGAGTCAGCTAAAGAAAATAGCTTAGAGATAAGAGCTAAAGTTTCTCCCGAGATGTCTGTTTATCTCTTGAATGAAAGAAGATCTAGAATCAATGAAATAGAACAAAAGGCAAGTATAAGGATAGTTATAAAAGCAGATCAAACAAGAGAAGATGATAGGTATGAAGTTACAAGAATAAGAATCAATGATGCTAAAAATAATAAGGTTCCTCAAGAGGATAAGGAAGATAAAAACGTAAAACAACCAGAAAAGAAAAAAAATATTAAACCAAAAAAACTGGAAGTAGCTGCCGTTGATATTGTGCAAAAAGCAAGGCCTGTAAAAAAAGATAAAGGTTTTTTTGGAAGGCTAATAGATAATCTTTTTAAGAAAAAAGCTATAACGCCTCCGTCTCCTAAGCCAAGAAAAGCTAGCAACCAAAATAAGAATAGAAGAACTAACTACAAAACTAGTAACCAAAATAAGAATAGACAAGCTTCTGCTAATAAAAAAGAAGATAGTAAAAAATTAAACCCTGAAAAAGCAAAAAATAGACCAAATAATCCAAAAAATACTAAAGATAAACAAAGTGCAAATAAAAGCACTACCCCTAGAAAGCCTGTTAAGCAAAAGACTAAAGAAGTTGATGGCAACAAGATAGAGCCAGAAAATAATTCAATAAAGAACGTAAATTCTAAGGCATCTACTTCTAGTAAAACATCAAAAAAACCTAAGGATTGGGGTCAAGCGTCCAATGACCCTAGATTCAAAGAAATACCTGCTTCAGGAAACACAGAAGAAATCCTTAAAGAGGTTGATGGCAACAAGATAGAGCCAGAAAATAATTCAATAAAGAACGTAAATTCTAAGGGATCTACTTCTAGTAAAACATCAAAAAAACCTAAGGATTTTGGTAAGGCAGATAATGATCCCAGGTCAACTGAAATGCCCTCTTCAGTAAATACAGGTGTATTAAGTCAGCAAGAAATTCTGACAAAAAATGACGATATTACTGAAAATAAATCTGAAGAAAAGACAAAAATTAAAAATACTGAAGAAGAATCTAATAAACTTGACTCTATCAATGATACAGAGAGCTCGAAGAGAGCTTCTGACTGGGGTATGGCTTCAAATGACCCTAGAAACCAAAGTTGA
- the dusA gene encoding tRNA dihydrouridine(20/20a) synthase DusA, translated as MIRRFCVAPMMDRTDCHERYFLRCITKRAYLYTEMIHANAIIHGKRNLISYDKKEHPLAIQVGGSDPGKLSLCAEIAEESGFKEINLNIGCPSQRVQDGSFGAILMKNAPLVAKCLKAMKNSCDIPVTVKCRIGVDKMCEKKDLQNFIFSCKDEGVETFIIHARKAWLKGLNPKQNREIPPLNYGAVYDLKNLLPDTEIIINGGIKTLEECKLHLNYVDGVMIGREAYENPYLLKDVDSKIYGDTFLKTSRSEILLKLFPYMEKQYKNGVNLQYISKHLMGLYKGTKQAKKNRKFFANLAYQENPLKLIQEMIQT; from the coding sequence ATGATTCGTAGATTTTGTGTTGCTCCTATGATGGATAGGACTGACTGTCATGAAAGGTATTTCTTAAGATGTATCACCAAAAGAGCATATCTTTATACAGAAATGATACATGCCAATGCTATTATTCATGGAAAGAGAAATTTAATATCTTACGACAAAAAAGAACACCCTCTTGCAATTCAAGTAGGAGGATCTGATCCAGGAAAGTTATCACTTTGCGCGGAAATTGCTGAAGAGTCTGGTTTCAAAGAAATTAATCTTAATATAGGGTGTCCAAGTCAGAGAGTTCAAGATGGTTCATTTGGAGCTATTTTAATGAAGAATGCTCCTTTAGTAGCAAAATGCTTAAAGGCGATGAAAAATAGTTGCGATATACCAGTAACCGTCAAATGCAGGATCGGAGTAGACAAAATGTGCGAAAAGAAGGATCTACAAAATTTTATTTTTAGCTGCAAGGACGAAGGAGTGGAGACTTTTATCATTCATGCGAGAAAGGCATGGCTTAAGGGCCTTAATCCAAAACAAAATAGAGAGATACCGCCTCTTAATTATGGCGCAGTTTATGATTTAAAAAATTTATTACCTGATACAGAGATAATCATAAATGGTGGAATAAAAACTCTTGAAGAGTGCAAACTGCATCTTAATTATGTTGATGGAGTGATGATTGGAAGAGAGGCTTATGAGAACCCGTACCTTTTAAAAGATGTAGATTCAAAAATATATGGGGACACTTTTTTGAAAACTTCTAGAAGTGAAATATTACTAAAACTTTTTCCATATATGGAAAAACAATACAAGAATGGTGTAAATTTACAATATATTTCTAAGCATTTGATGGGTTTATATAAAGGCACAAAGCAAGCTAAAAAGAATAGAAAATTTTTTGCAAATTTAGCCTATCAAGAAAATCCTTTAAAATTAATACAAGAAATGATACAAACATAA